The Colius striatus isolate bColStr4 chromosome Z, bColStr4.1.hap1, whole genome shotgun sequence DNA window CCATAAAAAGAGATGAACACTTAAATAAAGAAACTGAGCAGCTGTTTGGGCTTGCAAGTGCTGGCGATGGGAGAGAAAGCAGGTATTGCTAACCTCACACTTCCCTCCAGCACAGAAGCTAGAATTCAAAAGTGGTGCCATTTTCACTGATAAAAAACCCCTATAGGACCACATGAAAACAATAAGATTGTCTTCCAAGGACAATTGGGAATTCCTACCAGTTTCTCTGCATGCTCAAGTGGTTGAAAACAACAACCCACAATCTGTCCACTAGGGGTGTTCGaggtttgtggttttggttcAGAGTTGGTTTTGTGTTATGCTTATTTTCTGGGGGACACACACATTTGGATGcctttttgtttgggtttggtttggggttttttgttgttttaagagaaaaaagttaCTACTAAAAAAACAAAGTCTTGCAAGGCAGAAAGTTAAGCTGTTGTACATTCAGAAAAGCTATAACAGAGCGAATATTACACAGCATTAATGAAGTTTAAGTAATCcatactgttttattttctcactgAACATGCATTGTGGTACTCCTAATTACACCATTGTTCTGCCAACCCCCTCtcatggagctgcttttgcttggtaacaggaggaggggACTGCAGCGAAGACCTGGTAAAGCGTTCTCACACTTTCCCTCAGATCTTCGGTTCAGACCCACCCCCAGCCCAACTGGGCCAATCtagtgcctctgccatcactatttaaaggcgaccacatggaccccacagttagagaaggaggaaggaaggaacagcACCAGACTGGAGATCCCTCTGGAACCTATgttgagaacacaggctgtacccctgcaacccatggacaggcagtgacaggactgagagccaccagcagcttcatGTGAATGCGCCTGGacaggcgagagactgtgtgaggaggtggccatggcgcaggccgtgctggagtgcctgcagagcagatccacatgagaggcagagaggagctgcagcctttgggatgagcGACCCTTGAAGCgctgcccagtgtgtgagggaccctgcagaGGATCCGGGAGGACAAGCGAGGAACTCACCTGCCCTaaggagagacaaacggcaAAAACTAtcaagaatagactgactgaaacccccattctctgtagcccctgagctgttcagtgggggaggagaaaaagacactaggatcagggctctgagcccaggaagaggggagaggtggggagaaggtggtcttaaagggcttcttgtgctcttcatcattgtaccactctgttgttttctgtttgttatgttttggggttttatggttatgttttgactggtggtggattaaattattttctgttttcttccccaagctgagtagcctggtctgttttgtcctggaccataagtaGCAGTTAAGCCCCCTGTGCCCTTTGGCAAGTCTATGGTACTAGAGTCTAATCACAGTCTTTTGTCCCTTGaagggcctaaaccatgacatcccCCATTGCTGTTAACACACAGGATTAAAAATTGTCCACTGTTAGTGCTGCTCAACAGGACTGTGTAGTGAAGGGTGTTTTTATCCTCATTTATAGCAAAAGTGTGAGAAATTCCACAGCAAATGGATCTTGAAGTCTGTCAGTCATGACTaaaccaaaacccacttggaaGAATTGTGTTTTAAACTCTAACAAAGCAGAATATTCTGCCAAGTGATTAAGTTAATGATTTCTACATTGTCACAgtaagtttatttttcttatagGTCTGAGTTTGGACACCATTCTAGTTCACACGTACTGCAGTTGAAGTAAATGTATATCATACTTTGAACACCCAGTGCTACATGAGAcatcctgggaaaaaaaaaaaattaccaagcATCTCCACATACTTCTCAAGACCGAGGAAGTAAAAAGTTCATAAGCACTGACACTGGTCTTTGTTCTATTTTCTCATCCATAAAGCTTACAGAGGAAGTTTGTTAGTGTTGTTAGTATTTCCATTTATGCATAGTACAGGTGTAAACACCAGTGTCTTAAGAATATGCTTTTACATTATATTATCATTGCAGAAGATCACAGGCTAAAAAAGGTCTACAGATTACTTGCTCAGCTGGTGAGTACCACTCACGCCACAGAAGTAGCATAATTCTCTGGGATGACTCCTCTGGAAAATTACACATATAAACACAGGAGTACAGATTTAGGCTATATACCTTTCACATTGCTACTGCTGTTACAGCTCCTGAAAGAATGTGGTCCTTCTAGACTCATAAACAGTGTTTTACAGCTTGTAAAATCACTTGCCTGAATTCTGACCATCATCTCAAGTTTTTGAGCTTAAAGGCTGAGGAAAGAGCTGATTCACTAGGACTACTATGAAGTAGGCCACTGTCATCTTCCTTGTTCTATGCAAAAACACATGAGTCTAGCCAGTAATGGTAGATAAAATAACACCACCTTCTGTACTTGTCTTTAATTATTTTCACcaaaaaagtaatatttctcATAACAGCAGGTTTTTACAACAGTCTTCAAGTTTCTATAAAGCACAAGtacatttgatttttaaaaaaatactttgaacCTAGAAAAATTCTCTCTGTATTCTCTCCTTTGTGTATTTTGGTTATCCCCAAATCAGAATTCATTTGCTTTCAGTAAAACAGGACTTCTCCCATAACTTACCTTTCCACATGCACGACAGTGATGTCGTCTTTTTGTAAATGTGAACTTGACTTGACAGCTCATGCAGTTGGGTGCCTCTGAATCAGGAATCCACACTGGTTGTTTCTGTGAGAGAGCTGCAGGGATTTTAAGTGATTCTCGTTCAGATGTTTGATTTCCTCCAGCTTCAGAGTTGCTTCCCCCAGAGTGCAGAGAGTCAGAATTTTTAGCAACACTGGTGCCCAAGAGGGATGATTCTGGGGTAACAGAACTGGCTTCCTGGTTTTCTCTCTCAAGTACATCTGTTCTATTCACTTGTCTCCGACTAACAGTTCCTTGGGAAAGGCCAAGCAGCTGCTTTGGTCTTGCACCCTCAGCATGGACACTAGAAACTAGTGTTTCACTACCACTCTCAGTCATATCCTGAATACAAGACATACTCTCCTCTGTTGCAGATTCCGAATCATTGGCAGTAAGAGACGCTTTAAGATTCCTATCAATGCTTGTTGTCTCCTCCAGTTTTGCTGGCATATGTTCTTCCACGACCTCTGTAAAATCTAGGTTGTTCACGCTTGTTAAATTCCCATCATCTGTATCAGTCTCCATGAAGTTACTCTCATTATCTGAAGACTTCAAAACATTCGAGTGAATACTTTGTCCATACAAGAAATCATCAAGCTCAGCATCGCTTATTAGAGTATCACTTGTAATGAAGTCCTCCTCAACAGTAAAGTCAGCCATAACTGGGCTCATGGTTTCATTGTAGTAAGAGTCTATACCAACACTATACGGCTTAGTTTCATACTCtagaaaagcagaagcaagTGCTTTAATGTCCTGAGAATCACTGTCAATTACACCCTCAGCATCATATTTCTCTCCATCTGTACTTTTTTCCACAACACTTGTGCTGattttagctttatttttttcctgttcaagTAAGCCAGCATTTTTGCAGGACTCCCTAGTAGACAGGTTAGTTTCAGGTTTTCCAGCATGAACAGTTAAAGCATCACTGATAACCTCCACCATTTCATTTTGAGGATTAACTTTTTCTTCCGTTGCAACTAATGAACCACATATAGCTACAGGAAGTGGAAGACATGACAGTGAGGTCTGGACATCCTCAACTGAAATACATGAAGTGGAAACACTGTTTAGTATGCCATTGCTGCTACGTTCTTCACTACCTACAttcttttctgtgattttattttccagttctaCTTTAGCTCCTGTTTGACATGAGGAGCCTGGTAAAACACAGTCTCCAGGTGACATTGCATGGCTTTCCTGCAACTGATCCCTCTTTGGCATATCTGAAGGCACAGATTCAACATTACTCTCATCTTTTGAGTCTATCTTTTCTATGGCATTTCGTCCATACTTAGACTCTATGCTTACTGGAGAACATGCACTTTCCTCTTGTGGTCCATGAGGCAGTTTTTCATATGCTTTCTCGTCTTCAGGGCCATATGCATTTGAATTCTGTGACGTTTCAAGGATATAAGCAGTGTTAAGGTGAGCAGTTTGCTCAAGTTGATCAAATACTTCACTGCACTTTACAGATTCTGTCCTGTGTTGATCATCATATAGATCTGAGGTCTTTGCTATAGCAAAACGGTCTGATTTTAAAGCTAAAGGATTTATCTCCTCTGTATGTCCTGAATCTTGTAGCATTGAGTCCTCATCACACTGGTCTATACTTGAAACACCCCTGCAAACAGCTGATGACACACAAGTAGGAACAACTATGCAAGATGCATCAAAGCCAATCAAACTTTCACTGTACTGGAAGTCATCTGGCTGCAACTTCTGAGTGTCTTCATAAGCAGCCACTGAGGGGATTAAGTTACCTGTGTCATTAACAAGATCACACACAGGTATACTACATCTTCCCAGGTTTGAAGCCTGAATTTCACTTAGAGAACCACTGTCCACAGTGGACAGAAGATCAGGTCCAGCAACACTCTTCTCATTTTGTGGTTGGTAACTCGGAAGCACTTTACTTGTTCCAGTGTGGCCAGCTAGGGAGATTTCTTCTGATGAAGTACAATTGTTAGCATCCTCTTGCAGTTTTGGTGTTGGGTATACATGCTGCAAATGATTCAGAACTGAAGACAGTGTGTGGTGTTTTGAGTCATATGAATTTTGAGATGTTCTGTAGCAGTCATATTCATCTATTTTAAGTAAAAAgatatgaaaaagaaagtttataATTTCCACACTGCACTCCCTCTAAATTCTATCTACTCACCAACATAGCTTTTATTTAGTGTATGTTACTTAAACTCCACAGTAACAGTCATTTAACAAATATTACCATGCTGGagaacaaagcagcacaggaactAACCTGTATTTTGTTCAAATTCATCAAGTAGCTTGTCTAAGTCACAGACTGCAGCTTTGAAGTAACTGTCCATTCTAGTTACAGTTCTAGTGAAGCTTTAGCTTTCTTAAacctaaaacaaaaaatacaatatttaatTTGCAGTATTTTCCCACTTACAAAGTGTTATTTTCAGAAGATGACTTctacaaagtatttttaaagactttcttctctctccaagTAAACAAAATACATGTACAAACAAGGCCACAAGCCATCAGCCCCCAAGTACTCTGAACATGTTCAACAGTATGCTCAGTATGCTGTGCACAATATCCTCAAAAATTCACCTTAAATTAGGTAACTGAGGTTGCCTTACTAAAATCAAATGCATATGAAAGCATATACTATAGCATTATGATGTCAGGAAGTTTAATACCAGAAAGGACACTAAGGTTTTCTGGTTTGATCCCCGATACATTTTACACCAGGCAGTccaccaacaaaaaaccaaaatacgTCATCACTATTTTTGCAACACAAGGTGAACTGTTTAAATAAAGAATGCTTACATAACCC harbors:
- the ZFYVE16 gene encoding zinc finger FYVE domain-containing protein 16 isoform X2 gives rise to the protein MDSYFKAAVCDLDKLLDEFEQNTDEYDCYRTSQNSYDSKHHTLSSVLNHLQHVYPTPKLQEDANNCTSSEEISLAGHTGTSKVLPSYQPQNEKSVAGPDLLSTVDSGSLSEIQASNLGRCSIPVCDLVNDTGNLIPSVAAYEDTQKLQPDDFQYSESLIGFDASCIVVPTCVSSAVCRGVSSIDQCDEDSMLQDSGHTEEINPLALKSDRFAIAKTSDLYDDQHRTESVKCSEVFDQLEQTAHLNTAYILETSQNSNAYGPEDEKAYEKLPHGPQEESACSPVSIESKYGRNAIEKIDSKDESNVESVPSDMPKRDQLQESHAMSPGDCVLPGSSCQTGAKVELENKITEKNVGSEERSSNGILNSVSTSCISVEDVQTSLSCLPLPVAICGSLVATEEKVNPQNEMVEVISDALTVHAGKPETNLSTRESCKNAGLLEQEKNKAKISTSVVEKSTDGEKYDAEGVIDSDSQDIKALASAFLEYETKPYSVGIDSYYNETMSPVMADFTVEEDFITSDTLISDAELDDFLYGQSIHSNVLKSSDNESNFMETDTDDGNLTSVNNLDFTEVVEEHMPAKLEETTSIDRNLKASLTANDSESATEESMSCIQDMTESGSETLVSSVHAEGARPKQLLGLSQGTVSRRQVNRTDVLERENQEASSVTPESSLLGTSVAKNSDSLHSGGSNSEAGGNQTSERESLKIPAALSQKQPVWIPDSEAPNCMSCQVKFTFTKRRHHCRACGKVFCGGCCKRKCKLQYMEKEARVCTGCYDDINKAQAFERMMSPTGPVPSSNVSPEYSSAVARLEEGQISSSASSPVSALKQPGIEGLCTKEQKRVWFADGILPNGEVADTAKLSTGAKRWSQDLSPVNPDLPEMHTAASPENDDILTDVSPKPKKEIGTITRMEEFCPVSSNDAHQAIPDPSDVIHSSKSLAVETKKYSPTTEAEKTSSSSVDQTTSDMPLSPSSCRILCGLENCVRKEISLVPDGDKLPPLLLAVGGNRKDPSVEEHPSRQEVTLLLVEDSHNPLTFILNANLLVNVKLITYSSKKCWYFSTNGLRGLGQAEIIILLQCLPDEDIFPSEIFKVFIDIYKDAMKGRLVRNMENITFTENFLGNKEHGGFLFVSPTFQKLDDEILPDNPFLCGILIHKLEIPWAKVFPIRLMLRLGAEYGAYPTPVVSFRHRKPLFGEIGHTVMNLLVDLRNYQYTLHTIDNLFVHVEMGRSCIKIPLRKYNEFSP